A DNA window from Sulfitobacter sp. BSw21498 contains the following coding sequences:
- a CDS encoding HAD family hydrolase translates to MIKALLFDKDGTLFDFAATWEAWANSFLTRLGKGDADRSALLGQKIGFDVRTQTFSADSIAIAGTPGEIVEALAPQVSDMTKADLLQLLNYEAENAPQAEAVPLIALLEEFKARGLALGVATNDAEGPARAHLGEAGVTGHFDFIAGFDSGYGAKPTSGQLLAFAKAVGLAPSEVAMIGDSLHDMVAGRAAGMACVAVLTGMATRQDLEAAADVVLPDIGHLPAWLDSRSQ, encoded by the coding sequence ATGATCAAAGCCCTGCTGTTCGATAAAGACGGAACCCTATTCGATTTCGCCGCAACATGGGAGGCATGGGCCAATTCCTTCCTCACGCGGCTTGGCAAGGGGGATGCGGATCGGTCCGCCCTGTTGGGACAAAAAATCGGGTTTGACGTGCGGACGCAAACGTTCTCTGCGGACAGTATTGCCATTGCCGGCACCCCGGGGGAGATCGTGGAGGCGCTTGCCCCTCAGGTCAGCGATATGACAAAAGCGGATTTGTTGCAGCTGTTGAATTACGAGGCCGAAAACGCCCCGCAGGCAGAGGCCGTGCCTCTCATTGCATTGCTCGAAGAGTTCAAGGCGCGCGGGTTGGCGCTTGGTGTTGCGACGAATGACGCCGAAGGCCCCGCGCGGGCGCATCTGGGCGAGGCGGGGGTGACTGGGCACTTTGATTTTATCGCGGGTTTCGACAGCGGCTACGGTGCAAAACCCACATCAGGGCAATTGCTGGCCTTTGCTAAGGCTGTTGGATTGGCCCCATCCGAAGTGGCGATGATCGGTGACAGTCTGCATGATATGGTAGCGGGTCGTGCAGCGGGTATGGCGTGTGTTGCGGTGCTGACTGGAATGGCCACACGGCAGGATCTTGAGGCCGCAGCGGATGTGGTGCTGCCTGACATTGGCCACCTGCCTGCGTGGCTTGACAGTCGGTCACAATAG
- a CDS encoding DUF3572 domain-containing protein, translating into MKQDAAETVALQALGWLAANEDLMPTFMGATGASAEDLRTQAGDPVFLGAVLDFIMMDDAWVTGLCDTINVPYDRIMQARQSLPGGAQMNWT; encoded by the coding sequence ATGAAGCAAGATGCCGCCGAAACAGTCGCCTTGCAGGCGCTGGGTTGGCTGGCCGCCAACGAGGACCTCATGCCGACATTCATGGGGGCCACCGGCGCGTCGGCCGAAGATCTGCGCACGCAAGCTGGTGACCCGGTGTTTCTTGGCGCTGTGCTTGATTTCATCATGATGGATGACGCATGGGTGACGGGGCTATGCGACACGATTAATGTGCCCTACGACCGTATCATGCAGGCGCGGCAGTCTTTGCCGGGCGGCGCGCAGATGAATTGGACCTGA
- a CDS encoding response regulator, translated as MPGKVLIVDTVATNRIALETKLTTASYEVREATTVSQAVEIAQQYEPDVIIAAHRTGGQDAAQLCRALASSPLTSCMPVFALADGGDPAICIHLLSHGAQEAMVKPVCDSLFLGRVRSIIRARNRPAPFYMHEALSPAPGLAEPAGGFALPGNFQIVSSGQPRTPACLSQLRKRLGGTVTQTTPRDALACLRQNNLPDVFILTLTGADETDEEQLRVISTLRANATARHCGILVLQTQPHPVAAAHALDLGADDLMQHGFDTEELVLRLEGLLKRKQQGGHILNWVAKFPLSCWKARRMKDGPYRAKPT; from the coding sequence GTGCCGGGTAAAGTCCTTATCGTCGATACTGTTGCCACCAACCGCATCGCATTGGAAACCAAACTCACGACTGCCTCTTACGAGGTACGCGAGGCGACAACAGTATCGCAGGCCGTTGAAATAGCGCAGCAATATGAACCAGATGTCATTATCGCTGCACACCGCACAGGCGGCCAAGATGCAGCACAGCTGTGCCGTGCGCTTGCGTCGTCCCCCCTTACATCATGCATGCCGGTTTTTGCGCTTGCTGACGGGGGTGATCCGGCGATCTGTATTCATTTATTATCCCATGGCGCACAGGAGGCGATGGTGAAGCCGGTTTGCGACTCTCTTTTCCTAGGGCGGGTGCGCAGCATCATACGCGCACGAAATAGGCCCGCCCCGTTTTATATGCACGAGGCTCTCTCCCCCGCGCCCGGACTGGCAGAACCTGCCGGTGGCTTTGCGCTTCCGGGAAATTTCCAGATTGTCAGCAGTGGCCAGCCGCGTACGCCAGCCTGCCTTTCGCAGCTGCGCAAACGACTGGGCGGCACCGTGACACAAACGACGCCCCGCGACGCGCTTGCCTGCCTCAGGCAAAATAACCTGCCCGACGTGTTTATTCTGACCCTGACCGGCGCGGACGAGACGGACGAAGAGCAGCTGCGTGTGATCTCTACCCTGCGGGCGAACGCAACCGCGCGCCACTGCGGCATACTTGTCCTACAGACGCAGCCCCACCCCGTTGCCGCGGCGCATGCGCTGGATCTGGGGGCAGATGACCTGATGCAGCACGGCTTTGACACAGAAGAACTGGTCCTACGGCTTGAAGGCTTATTGAAGCGCAAACAACAAGGGGGGCACATTCTAAACTGGGTTGCGAAATTTCCCCTATCTTGCTGGAAAGCAAGGAGAATGAAAGATGGCCCATACAGAGCTAAACCTACGTGA
- a CDS encoding IS30 family transposase: protein MAHTELNLRERRTIEDMLNAKIPVREIAAQIGRHVSTIYRDIKRNRYADEDLPELNGYYGVVAQRAAVQRRARRRKLVRLVSLRKAVIKQLKEGWSPEQIAGRLLFEGQTVRVSHETIYAYVYSPAGQSKELARYLPNRRKKRRPHHSRRSRGLVFPPDRSIHERPDYVDTRETFGEWEGDLMIFECAQGKMNVASLIERKTRFAVLFRNNDRSTTHLMDKLMTVMEPLPQTARKSITFDRGIEFRNWRKLEPGIGTEAWFCDPQAPWQKGSVENLNKRARRYLPRDAPVAALSNRDMKSICDRLNGTPRKCLGWRTPAEAFREELMKLR, encoded by the coding sequence ATGGCCCATACAGAGCTAAACCTACGTGAACGGCGCACGATCGAAGATATGTTGAATGCTAAGATACCTGTACGAGAGATAGCAGCGCAGATCGGCAGGCATGTTTCGACGATTTATCGTGACATCAAGCGCAACCGCTATGCCGACGAAGACCTGCCGGAATTGAACGGATACTATGGTGTCGTTGCTCAACGCGCTGCGGTTCAAAGGCGTGCGCGCCGTCGAAAATTGGTGCGCCTTGTTAGCCTGCGAAAGGCTGTGATCAAACAGCTCAAAGAAGGTTGGTCTCCCGAACAGATCGCGGGTCGATTGCTCTTTGAAGGCCAGACAGTTCGTGTGAGCCACGAGACAATTTATGCTTATGTCTACAGTCCAGCCGGTCAATCCAAAGAGCTGGCCCGATACCTCCCAAACCGGCGCAAGAAACGGAGACCGCACCATTCACGCAGGTCCCGTGGCCTTGTTTTCCCGCCAGATCGGTCCATCCATGAACGACCCGACTACGTTGATACGCGCGAGACTTTTGGCGAATGGGAGGGCGATTTGATGATTTTCGAATGTGCTCAGGGTAAGATGAACGTCGCCTCGCTCATTGAGCGCAAGACCCGCTTCGCCGTCCTGTTCCGTAACAACGACCGCAGCACAACGCATCTGATGGACAAGCTAATGACTGTGATGGAACCCCTGCCCCAAACGGCCCGTAAATCGATCACCTTTGATAGAGGTATTGAGTTTAGGAATTGGCGCAAGCTGGAACCTGGAATCGGAACCGAGGCATGGTTCTGTGATCCGCAAGCCCCGTGGCAAAAGGGTTCCGTCGAAAACCTGAACAAGCGTGCTCGGCGCTACTTACCAAGAGATGCGCCTGTGGCCGCGCTCTCAAATCGAGATATGAAGTCGATTTGCGACCGCTTGAACGGCACGCCCAGAAAGTGTCTGGGATGGCGCACACCAGCGGAAGCATTCAGGGAAGAACTGATGAAACTGAGATAG
- a CDS encoding GGDEF domain-containing protein — translation MDARLREAVFDPLTGMYNRRHALSEVARLAVRMRHKGLPLAVMLVDIDHFKRVNDAFGHASGDAVLVETARRLKSCLRPLDVAGRIGGEEFLLVLPGITEDEAAQMAKRICRAYRTTPFTIPASVQPIHTTISIGLCIAQPEDSPPLGTSQSAQDLAARLIDRADQALYSAKHGGRDRVGLIRSAA, via the coding sequence GTGGATGCCCGCCTGCGCGAGGCGGTGTTTGATCCGCTTACAGGCATGTACAACCGCCGCCATGCCCTCTCCGAAGTGGCACGTCTTGCCGTGCGCATGCGCCACAAAGGACTGCCGCTGGCGGTGATGCTGGTGGATATAGACCACTTCAAACGGGTGAACGATGCTTTCGGCCATGCATCCGGCGACGCGGTGCTGGTCGAAACAGCGCGCCGGCTGAAATCATGTCTCCGCCCGCTGGATGTCGCTGGCCGCATCGGAGGGGAGGAATTCTTACTTGTGCTGCCCGGAATAACCGAGGACGAAGCGGCCCAGATGGCCAAGCGTATTTGCCGCGCCTATCGCACCACGCCCTTTACCATCCCCGCAAGCGTGCAGCCGATCCATACCACCATCAGCATCGGGCTGTGCATCGCGCAGCCGGAAGACAGCCCGCCTTTGGGCACATCGCAAAGCGCACAGGATCTCGCCGCCCGTTTGATCGACCGTGCGGATCAAGCACTGTACAGCGCGAAACACGGCGGGCGCGACCGTGTGGGGCTGATCAGGTCGGCCGCATGA
- a CDS encoding DMT family transporter, protein MLPDKPMTGIAMMLGFCIIAPVGDAIAKLLGASVPLGQVVFLRFAVQLLILLPIVILTGRPLILRGKTLWLTFLRTVLHVIGIAMMFSALKYLPLADAVAIIFVMPFFMLLLGKYVLKEEVGPRRLIACIVGFCGTLLVVQPSFVEVGWPALLPVGVALNFALFMLVTRQIAKHTDPISLQTVSGFMALVIMLPFLALGQGVALPALGWIAPDTTDWSLLIAMGVLGSIAHLLMTWSLRYAPSATLAPMQYLEIPVATLVGLIVFGDFPNALAALGMGITMAAGLYIILREQATQRRLAAATLVQPAA, encoded by the coding sequence ATGCTGCCCGATAAACCGATGACCGGTATTGCCATGATGCTTGGCTTTTGCATCATCGCCCCTGTGGGGGATGCGATCGCCAAACTGCTCGGGGCATCGGTGCCGCTGGGCCAGGTGGTCTTCCTCCGCTTCGCCGTCCAGCTGCTGATATTGCTGCCGATCGTGATATTGACCGGTCGGCCCCTGATCCTGCGGGGCAAAACGCTGTGGCTGACGTTTTTGCGCACGGTGCTGCATGTCATCGGGATCGCGATGATGTTCTCCGCGCTGAAATACCTGCCCCTTGCGGATGCGGTGGCGATTATCTTTGTCATGCCCTTCTTCATGCTCTTGCTCGGCAAATATGTCCTGAAGGAAGAGGTCGGGCCCCGTCGGCTAATCGCGTGTATCGTCGGCTTTTGCGGCACGCTGCTGGTGGTGCAACCCAGCTTTGTCGAGGTCGGCTGGCCCGCCCTGCTGCCGGTTGGCGTTGCGCTGAACTTTGCCCTGTTCATGCTGGTGACCCGGCAGATTGCGAAACACACCGACCCGATCAGCCTGCAAACGGTCAGCGGGTTTATGGCCTTGGTGATCATGCTGCCGTTCCTGGCGCTTGGTCAGGGCGTGGCGCTGCCCGCCTTGGGATGGATCGCGCCTGACACAACAGATTGGTCGCTGCTGATCGCCATGGGCGTACTGGGAAGCATCGCGCATCTGCTGATGACATGGTCCCTGCGCTACGCCCCCTCGGCAACGCTGGCCCCTATGCAATATCTCGAAATTCCCGTGGCGACGCTGGTCGGGTTGATCGTTTTTGGCGATTTCCCCAATGCGCTGGCGGCGCTCGGCATGGGGATCACTATGGCCGCGGGGCTTTATATTATTCTGCGAGAGCAGGCCACCCAGCGGCGTCTGGCCGCAGCAACGCTTGTGCAACCTGCTGCATGA
- a CDS encoding thiamine diphosphokinase, translating into MKTTIVASNSPITVVGGGQVGPDDLNDALQLAPMCVAVDGGANLAVAQGVEVAALVGDFDSVTSETLSRIPSARQFKLAEQETTDFDKALRSVAAPLIVAVGFSGGRVDHQLAALSSLARHLHQRCLLIAGTQLIFLAPPNLTLPTRAGDIVSVYPLAAVRGQSRGLEWPLDGLELSPLGRLGTSNRATGALTLSMDRPAALLMVPRDLMQQVAQALLRPDAAGWPALAE; encoded by the coding sequence GTGAAAACAACGATTGTTGCAAGCAACAGCCCTATAACGGTCGTTGGGGGCGGGCAGGTGGGTCCGGATGACCTGAACGACGCGCTGCAGCTTGCGCCGATGTGCGTAGCGGTCGACGGCGGGGCCAATCTGGCCGTTGCCCAGGGGGTAGAGGTCGCGGCGCTGGTCGGCGACTTTGATTCCGTAACGTCCGAAACCCTGTCCCGCATCCCGTCTGCGCGTCAGTTCAAACTGGCAGAGCAAGAGACGACCGACTTTGACAAAGCGCTCCGGTCGGTGGCTGCCCCCTTGATCGTGGCGGTCGGTTTTTCGGGAGGGCGCGTGGACCATCAGCTTGCGGCCCTGAGCAGTCTGGCGCGCCACCTCCACCAACGCTGCCTGCTGATCGCTGGCACGCAGCTTATCTTTCTCGCTCCGCCGAACTTAACCCTGCCGACGCGGGCAGGCGATATTGTGTCGGTATATCCGCTGGCCGCAGTGCGGGGGCAAAGCCGCGGGTTGGAGTGGCCGCTTGACGGGCTAGAGCTGTCGCCGCTTGGGCGTTTGGGCACATCGAACCGGGCCACAGGTGCCCTGACGCTTTCGATGGACCGCCCCGCCGCGCTGCTGATGGTGCCACGGGACCTCATGCAGCAGGTTGCACAAGCGTTGCTGCGGCCAGACGCCGCTGGGTGGCCTGCTCTCGCAGAATAA
- a CDS encoding DUF2842 domain-containing protein, whose amino-acid sequence MALGYKARRRWALVILLVGLPLYIIAAVVAVSLFDRPPFWVELLIYIALGVVWAIPLKFVFKGIGQADPNARDDAE is encoded by the coding sequence ATGGCCCTTGGGTATAAAGCACGACGCCGTTGGGCGCTGGTCATTCTTCTGGTCGGTCTGCCGCTCTATATCATTGCGGCTGTCGTCGCGGTGTCGCTGTTTGACCGGCCGCCGTTCTGGGTCGAACTGCTGATCTATATTGCGCTTGGCGTGGTCTGGGCGATCCCGCTCAAGTTCGTGTTCAAAGGCATCGGTCAGGCCGATCCGAACGCGCGCGACGACGCTGAATAG